A single window of Streptomyces aquilus DNA harbors:
- a CDS encoding VC0807 family protein, whose protein sequence is MTTTSANKPQNPFRPLLLDVAVPVGSYYLFREAFGMSTFAALAWSSVVPAGRTVWAVVKERKANGLAGLILVVNLVSLLLSFVSGDPRLMLAKDSAVSSTIGIGILASVVLGRPMMTAGLKPFLVKADAAKHAAWERLLGGGAAGSAAFLRAERVFSVVWGVVLLGECVVRMVGAYTVPVDTMVWLGSVVLVGAIGLGIVVGGALAAGPMERMLAAEVEAAEEAMKAQVAVAA, encoded by the coding sequence ATGACGACGACGAGTGCGAACAAGCCGCAGAACCCCTTCCGCCCCCTGCTCCTGGACGTGGCGGTGCCGGTCGGGTCGTACTACCTCTTCCGGGAGGCCTTCGGGATGAGCACCTTCGCGGCGCTCGCCTGGAGCAGTGTCGTGCCGGCCGGGCGGACCGTGTGGGCGGTCGTCAAGGAGCGGAAGGCCAACGGGCTGGCCGGGCTGATCCTGGTCGTGAACCTGGTGTCGCTGCTGCTCAGCTTCGTCTCCGGGGATCCGCGGCTGATGCTCGCCAAGGACAGTGCGGTCAGCAGCACGATCGGGATCGGGATCCTGGCGTCGGTGGTGCTGGGGCGGCCGATGATGACGGCCGGTCTCAAGCCGTTCCTGGTGAAGGCGGACGCCGCAAAGCACGCGGCCTGGGAGCGGTTGCTGGGTGGCGGCGCGGCCGGGTCCGCGGCCTTCCTGCGGGCCGAGCGGGTCTTCTCGGTGGTGTGGGGTGTGGTGCTGCTCGGGGAGTGCGTGGTGCGGATGGTGGGGGCGTACACCGTGCCCGTGGACACCATGGTGTGGCTGGGCTCGGTCGTCCTGGTCGGCGCGATCGGGCTCGGGATCGTGGTGGGTGGGGCGCTGGCCGCCGGGCCCATGGAGCGGATGCTCGCCGCCGAGGTCGAGGCGGCCGAGGAGGCCATGAAGGCCCAGGTCGCCGTCGCCGCCTGA
- a CDS encoding SH3 domain-containing protein: protein MSVDRVEEAEGVQEIETLSASVRYYSIAPGVRLNVRSGPGTQFSIVRVLTEGSKVPIYCQAPGTTVTGPYGTSNIWDNISYGQYVSDAYVQTGSDGYVADRCG from the coding sequence ATGTCTGTCGACCGTGTGGAAGAGGCTGAGGGCGTCCAGGAGATCGAGACCCTGTCGGCGTCGGTCCGCTACTACTCCATCGCGCCGGGTGTCCGTCTCAACGTCCGCAGCGGCCCCGGCACCCAATTCAGCATCGTGCGGGTCCTGACCGAGGGCTCCAAGGTGCCGATCTACTGCCAGGCGCCGGGGACGACGGTGACGGGTCCGTACGGCACGTCGAACATCTGGGACAACATCAGCTACGGCCAGTACGTCTCGGACGCCTACGTCCAGACCGGCAGCGACGGCTATGTCGCGGACCGCTGCGGCTGA
- a CDS encoding EamA/RhaT family transporter gives MSDDNGTQETPAGSAPGPRPEPIRFFGTTWVDHANGYTVRRVGAAVGSLAAAVASCLVLRFAYEGLAIADIGSFVTLLMVVMFAICSALAFRHTWDGFTKRPDPDRQASLRGLLAIGFVGSLLAYFFRSLTEAPGEKLHREEYEAALKQYEKRTTRRSGNPKKRRRS, from the coding sequence GTGAGCGACGACAACGGCACCCAGGAAACCCCCGCGGGCTCCGCGCCCGGCCCCCGGCCGGAACCCATCCGGTTCTTCGGCACGACCTGGGTCGACCACGCCAACGGCTACACGGTCCGCCGTGTCGGCGCGGCCGTCGGCTCCCTCGCCGCCGCCGTCGCCTCCTGCCTGGTCCTGCGCTTCGCATACGAGGGCCTCGCGATCGCGGACATCGGCAGCTTCGTCACCCTCCTCATGGTCGTGATGTTCGCGATCTGCAGCGCCCTCGCCTTCCGGCACACCTGGGACGGCTTCACCAAGCGCCCTGACCCCGACCGCCAGGCCTCCCTGCGCGGCCTGCTCGCCATCGGCTTCGTCGGCTCGCTCCTCGCCTACTTCTTCCGCTCCCTCACCGAGGCCCCCGGCGAGAAGCTCCACCGCGAGGAGTACGAGGCCGCCCTCAAGCAGTACGAGAAGCGCACCACCCGCCGCTCCGGCAACCCGAAGAAGCGCCGCCGCTCCTGA
- a CDS encoding ABC transporter permease: MSTTTTTPPIAPAPISPLNASRTLATAARVLRQLRHDPRSIALMILVPCVMLFLLRYVFDGSPQTFDNIGASLLGIFPLITMFLVTSIATLRERTSGTLERLLAMPLGKGDLIAGYALAFGTLAIIQSTLATALALWGLGLDVTGSPWLLLLVALLDALLGTALGLFVSAFASSEFQAVQFMPAVIFPQLLLCGLFTPRDNMHPVLEAISDVLPMSYAVDGMNEVLKHTDMTATFVRDILIVAGCALLVLALGAATLRRRTQ, encoded by the coding sequence ATGAGCACCACGACCACCACCCCGCCGATCGCCCCGGCCCCGATCAGCCCCCTCAACGCCTCCCGCACCCTCGCCACCGCCGCCCGCGTCCTGCGCCAGCTCCGCCACGACCCACGCTCGATCGCGCTGATGATCCTGGTGCCCTGCGTGATGCTGTTCCTGCTGCGCTACGTCTTCGACGGCAGCCCGCAGACCTTCGACAACATCGGCGCCTCCCTCCTCGGGATCTTCCCGCTGATCACGATGTTCCTGGTCACCTCCATCGCCACCCTCCGCGAACGCACCTCCGGCACCCTCGAACGCCTCCTCGCCATGCCGCTGGGCAAAGGCGACCTCATCGCCGGCTACGCCCTCGCCTTCGGCACCCTCGCGATCATCCAGTCCACCCTCGCCACCGCCCTCGCCCTCTGGGGCCTCGGCCTCGACGTCACCGGCAGCCCCTGGCTGCTGCTCCTGGTGGCCCTGCTCGACGCCCTCCTCGGCACCGCCCTCGGCCTGTTCGTCTCGGCCTTCGCCTCCTCCGAGTTCCAGGCCGTCCAGTTCATGCCGGCCGTGATCTTCCCCCAGCTCCTCCTCTGCGGCCTGTTCACGCCCCGCGACAACATGCACCCCGTCCTGGAGGCCATCTCCGACGTCCTCCCCATGTCCTACGCCGTCGACGGCATGAACGAGGTCCTCAAGCACACCGACATGACCGCCACCTTCGTCCGCGACATCCTGATCGTGGCCGGCTGCGCCCTCCTGGTCCTGGCCCTCGGAGCCGCGACCCTCAGGCGCAGGACCCAGTAG
- a CDS encoding SH3 domain-containing protein: MKTWNRRSVLLAGATGAFITVSAAATADAAVRYYPVAPGYRLNVRSGPGTSYPIVRVLAEGAQVAILCQTPGTTVTGPYGTSNIWDCIYSGEYVSDTYVQTGSDGYIRPRCAL; encoded by the coding sequence ATGAAGACCTGGAACCGCAGATCCGTCCTGCTCGCCGGCGCCACCGGCGCCTTCATCACGGTGAGCGCCGCCGCCACCGCCGACGCGGCCGTGCGCTACTACCCGGTCGCCCCGGGGTACCGGCTGAACGTCCGCAGTGGCCCCGGCACCAGCTATCCCATCGTCAGAGTCCTCGCCGAAGGCGCCCAGGTCGCGATCCTCTGCCAGACGCCGGGGACGACGGTGACGGGTCCGTACGGCACGTCGAACATCTGGGACTGCATCTACAGCGGTGAGTACGTGTCGGACACCTACGTGCAGACGGGCAGCGACGGGTACATCCGCCCCCGCTGCGCACTCTGA
- a CDS encoding class I SAM-dependent methyltransferase, whose protein sequence is MTTASSHSARAQSFNAAAAQYAANRPSYPPALFDAVEDLAGRPLTGARVADVGAGTGIATALLHARGADVLAVEPGEGMAAQFRRSNPGIPIVRGDGNTLPLADASVDLLTYAQAWHWTDPALAVPEALRVLRPGGALALWWNTDALDVPWLADAARRMGRHFAVDVPAEQRNVNPRLIDPSGRLDFSERVVRWSRRVPVDTHLANLGSHSIFLVAEEEHTAAFLAEERRHLLQVFPDGIAEVTYDVKLLVARNA, encoded by the coding sequence ATGACGACGGCCTCCTCGCACAGCGCCCGTGCCCAGTCCTTCAACGCTGCCGCTGCCCAGTACGCGGCGAACCGCCCGTCCTACCCGCCCGCCCTCTTCGACGCCGTCGAGGACCTCGCGGGCCGGCCCCTCACCGGCGCCCGCGTCGCGGACGTCGGCGCCGGCACCGGGATCGCCACCGCCCTGCTGCACGCCCGCGGCGCGGACGTGCTCGCGGTCGAACCCGGCGAGGGTATGGCCGCCCAGTTCCGTCGCAGCAACCCCGGCATCCCGATCGTGCGGGGCGACGGCAACACCCTTCCCCTGGCGGACGCCTCCGTCGACCTCCTCACCTACGCCCAGGCCTGGCACTGGACCGACCCCGCCCTGGCCGTCCCGGAGGCCCTCCGGGTGCTGCGGCCGGGCGGCGCGCTCGCGCTGTGGTGGAACACCGACGCCCTCGATGTGCCATGGCTCGCCGACGCCGCGCGACGGATGGGGCGCCACTTCGCCGTGGACGTCCCCGCCGAGCAGCGGAACGTCAACCCCCGGCTCATCGACCCCTCCGGCCGCCTCGACTTCAGTGAGCGCGTGGTCCGCTGGAGCCGCCGCGTCCCCGTCGACACCCACCTCGCCAACCTTGGCAGCCACTCGATCTTCCTGGTCGCCGAGGAGGAACACACCGCGGCCTTCCTCGCCGAGGAGCGCCGGCATCTGCTTCAGGTCTTCCCGGACGGAATCGCCGAGGTCACCTATGACGTGAAGCTGCTGGTCGCCCGCAACGCCTGA
- the proC gene encoding pyrroline-5-carboxylate reductase, with product MTQKVAVLGTGKIGEALLSGMIRGGWAPADLLVTARRQERAEELQARYGVTPVTNAEAAKTADTLILTVKPQDMGTLLAELAPHVPADRLIISGAAGIPTSFFEERLAAGTPVVRVMTNTPALVDEAMSVISAGSHATADHLAHAEEIFGAVGKTLRVPESQQDACTALSGSGPAYFFYLVEAMTDAGILLGLPRDKAHDLIVQSAIGAATMLRDSGEHPVKLRENVTSPAGTTINAIRELENHGVRAALIAALEAARDRSRELASGNN from the coding sequence ATGACCCAGAAAGTCGCAGTCCTCGGCACCGGCAAGATCGGCGAAGCCCTGCTCAGCGGAATGATCCGAGGCGGCTGGGCCCCGGCCGACCTCCTCGTCACCGCCCGCCGTCAGGAGCGAGCCGAGGAACTCCAGGCGCGCTACGGAGTCACCCCGGTCACCAACGCCGAGGCCGCCAAGACCGCCGACACCCTGATCCTCACGGTCAAGCCGCAGGACATGGGCACCCTCCTCGCCGAGCTCGCCCCCCACGTCCCCGCCGACCGCCTGATCATCAGCGGCGCGGCAGGCATCCCCACCTCCTTCTTCGAGGAGCGCCTCGCCGCGGGCACCCCGGTCGTCCGCGTCATGACGAACACCCCCGCCCTCGTCGACGAGGCCATGTCCGTCATCTCCGCCGGCAGCCACGCCACCGCCGACCACCTCGCGCACGCCGAGGAGATCTTCGGCGCCGTCGGCAAGACGCTCCGCGTCCCCGAGTCCCAGCAGGACGCCTGCACGGCCCTCTCCGGCTCCGGCCCGGCGTACTTCTTCTACCTGGTCGAAGCCATGACGGACGCCGGCATCCTGCTCGGCCTGCCCCGCGACAAGGCCCACGACCTCATCGTCCAGTCCGCGATCGGCGCCGCCACGATGCTCCGCGACAGCGGCGAGCACCCCGTCAAGCTCCGCGAGAACGTCACGTCCCCCGCGGGCACGACGATCAACGCCATCCGCGAACTCGAGAACCACGGCGTACGAGCAGCCCTCATCGCCGCCCTCGAAGCCGCCCGCGACCGCAGCCGCGAACTGGCCTCCGGCAACAACTGA
- a CDS encoding serine/threonine-protein kinase: MAPQRNTGAGAEAELPEYAGHYRLESCLGSGGMGVVHLARSTSGMKLAVKIVHAEFAKDPEFRGRFRQEVAAARRVSGAFTASVVDADPEAERPWMATLFIPGPTLSDHVKRNGPMDPAQLRRLMAGLAEALRDIHRVGVVHRDLKPSNVLLADDGPKVIDFGISRPKDSELRTETGKLIGTPPFMAPEQFRRPREVGPAADVFALGSVMVHAATGRGPFDSDSPYVVAYQVVHDEPDLTGVPENLAPLVLRCLAKEPEDRPTPDELMRALRSVAASYDTQAFIPAQRSGDAPRSESAPPRSRPRRRPGRKTAIAAAACVLVVAGVLTSVRLLGGSGTTPEGGDTPSVSASRFTGWEANPVPDGAGAAQCSYGRQQLFCARPGAVFGLDPSDGSVLWRHPMDTPSVTRPPVLAAGLVQPMTDEGRRLEALDPTSGKARWQRKMPAHNAMQAAGGTILLTGLDGTVSAVDASTGDPRWSRRIPGHPLPSFASFAGDPLAYATNPSVDASKTRVTAVDPATGSVRWDARLDGKLTLIGVQGGSLFFLATDKVYDDTDAVVRYTPSTKSTRRTALPVPRADALAAVHGNVVYLLGSGGSLDAVDMAARKRLWHLETAVSRGSVPVSDGTHVFFVAADGRLLAVDAHNGRLVGQTPVRLDAASGRVAGALPGPLLAHGHLYATAPDGTVFAVDARDPAAW, from the coding sequence ATGGCGCCACAGCGCAATACCGGAGCGGGCGCGGAAGCGGAACTTCCGGAGTACGCCGGTCACTACCGTCTGGAGTCCTGCCTCGGGTCCGGCGGGATGGGTGTCGTGCATCTCGCGCGGAGCACCTCGGGGATGAAGCTCGCGGTGAAGATCGTGCACGCCGAGTTCGCGAAGGACCCCGAGTTCAGGGGACGGTTCCGGCAGGAGGTGGCCGCCGCCCGGAGGGTGAGCGGGGCGTTCACCGCGTCCGTCGTGGATGCCGATCCGGAGGCCGAACGGCCTTGGATGGCCACCCTGTTCATCCCTGGCCCGACGCTGTCCGACCATGTGAAGCGGAACGGTCCCATGGACCCGGCCCAGTTGCGCCGCCTGATGGCCGGGCTGGCGGAGGCGCTGCGGGACATCCACCGTGTCGGCGTGGTGCACCGTGACCTCAAACCGAGCAACGTGCTGCTCGCCGACGACGGTCCGAAGGTCATCGACTTCGGCATTTCCCGGCCAAAGGACAGCGAACTGCGCACCGAGACCGGGAAACTGATCGGCACTCCGCCCTTCATGGCGCCCGAGCAGTTCCGGCGACCCCGAGAGGTGGGGCCCGCAGCCGACGTCTTCGCGCTCGGGTCCGTGATGGTGCACGCGGCGACCGGACGCGGGCCGTTCGACTCCGACAGTCCGTATGTCGTCGCCTACCAGGTCGTACACGACGAGCCGGACCTGACCGGAGTACCGGAGAACCTCGCGCCGCTGGTACTGCGCTGCCTGGCCAAGGAGCCCGAGGACCGGCCCACTCCCGACGAGTTGATGCGTGCGCTGCGGTCGGTCGCGGCCTCGTACGACACGCAGGCCTTCATACCGGCCCAACGGTCCGGGGACGCGCCGAGATCCGAGTCCGCACCGCCGCGGTCCCGGCCTCGGAGACGCCCTGGCCGGAAGACGGCCATCGCCGCCGCAGCATGCGTACTCGTCGTGGCCGGAGTCCTTACCTCGGTCCGGCTGCTCGGCGGCAGCGGCACAACACCGGAGGGTGGCGACACACCCTCGGTCTCCGCCTCCCGGTTCACCGGCTGGGAAGCGAATCCGGTGCCCGACGGAGCGGGCGCCGCTCAATGCTCGTACGGAAGACAGCAGTTGTTCTGCGCTCGCCCTGGCGCGGTCTTCGGCCTCGACCCGTCCGACGGCAGCGTGCTCTGGCGGCACCCGATGGACACGCCGAGCGTGACCAGGCCGCCGGTCCTGGCAGCCGGGCTCGTGCAGCCGATGACGGACGAGGGCCGGCGTCTGGAAGCGCTGGACCCCACCTCGGGCAAGGCCCGATGGCAGCGAAAGATGCCCGCGCACAACGCGATGCAGGCCGCCGGGGGCACGATCCTCCTCACCGGCCTCGACGGGACCGTCAGCGCGGTGGACGCGTCGACGGGCGACCCGAGGTGGAGCCGACGGATTCCGGGGCACCCTCTGCCGTCCTTCGCCTCCTTCGCCGGAGATCCACTGGCGTACGCGACGAACCCCTCGGTCGACGCGTCGAAGACCCGGGTCACGGCCGTGGACCCGGCCACCGGATCAGTGCGCTGGGACGCACGGCTGGACGGGAAACTGACGCTGATCGGTGTGCAGGGCGGATCCCTTTTCTTCCTCGCCACCGACAAGGTCTACGACGACACGGACGCCGTCGTCCGCTACACGCCGTCCACCAAGTCGACGCGCCGGACGGCGCTCCCGGTGCCGCGCGCCGACGCCCTGGCGGCCGTCCACGGAAACGTCGTCTACCTCCTCGGCTCGGGCGGCTCGCTCGATGCCGTGGACATGGCGGCGCGCAAGCGGCTGTGGCACCTCGAGACGGCCGTGAGCAGAGGCTCTGTTCCCGTCTCCGACGGCACCCATGTGTTCTTCGTCGCCGCCGACGGCCGGCTGCTGGCCGTGGACGCTCACAACGGCCGCCTCGTCGGGCAGACCCCGGTACGCCTGGACGCTGCCTCGGGCCGGGTCGCCGGCGCTCTGCCCGGCCCCTTGCTCGCCCACGGCCACCTCTACGCCACCGCCCCCGACGGCACCGTCTTCGCCGTCGACGCGCGTGACCCCGCCGCCTGGTAG
- a CDS encoding SulP family inorganic anion transporter yields the protein MRVLRARVRKADLFASLVVFLVALPLCVGVAIASGVPAELGLVTGIVGGLVAGALPGSSLQVSGPAAGLTVLVYEAVHRYGVGALGVLVFGAGLVQLGLGVLRLGRWFRAVSVAVVQGMLAGIGLVLVAGQVYALGDVTAPGGGLGKLTGLVSLPSLLDPVALSVGGATIAVLLLWPRWKRGARLVPAPLVAVGLAAAVTGVFGLEVRRVEVRGLLDAVRLPEAADVGRLTEVGVLGTVVAFALIASAESLFSAAAVDRLHDGRRTDYDRELIAQGAGNTVCGVLGALPMTAVIVRSAANVQAGAETKASRVLHGVWLLLFTVVVPGVLGVIPVAALAALLVHAGCKLVPVRGVRVLWRGHRGEVVVLVVTATAIVVGNLFEGVLVGLALAVAKTAWDASHVHVETEDRGEAGLVVRVLGHATFLRLPKLLDALEALPRDREVRLELGGLRHLDHACAAALEGWAAGRGQALRATSSFTS from the coding sequence ATGCGTGTACTGCGCGCTCGCGTACGCAAGGCCGATCTGTTCGCTTCCCTCGTCGTGTTTCTCGTGGCGCTGCCGCTGTGTGTGGGAGTCGCCATCGCCTCCGGTGTGCCTGCCGAGTTGGGGCTGGTGACCGGGATCGTCGGCGGGCTGGTCGCCGGGGCGCTGCCGGGCAGCAGCCTCCAGGTGAGCGGGCCGGCGGCGGGGCTCACGGTGCTGGTCTACGAGGCCGTGCACCGGTACGGGGTCGGGGCGCTCGGGGTGCTGGTGTTCGGGGCCGGGCTGGTGCAGCTCGGGCTCGGGGTGCTGCGGCTCGGGCGGTGGTTCAGGGCCGTGTCCGTGGCGGTCGTGCAGGGGATGCTCGCCGGGATCGGGCTCGTCCTGGTCGCCGGTCAGGTGTACGCGCTGGGCGATGTGACCGCGCCGGGCGGCGGGTTGGGGAAGCTCACCGGGCTGGTGTCGTTGCCGTCGTTGCTGGACCCGGTGGCGTTGTCAGTGGGGGGTGCCACCATTGCCGTACTGCTGCTGTGGCCGCGATGGAAGCGCGGGGCTCGCCTGGTGCCCGCGCCGCTGGTCGCGGTCGGCCTCGCGGCGGCGGTGACCGGGGTGTTCGGCCTGGAGGTGCGGCGGGTCGAAGTGCGCGGGCTGCTGGATGCCGTACGGCTGCCGGAGGCCGCGGATGTCGGGCGGCTGACGGAAGTGGGCGTGCTGGGGACGGTCGTGGCGTTCGCGTTGATCGCGTCGGCGGAGTCCCTGTTCAGCGCGGCGGCGGTGGACCGGCTGCATGACGGGCGGCGTACGGACTACGACCGTGAGCTGATCGCGCAGGGCGCGGGCAACACGGTGTGCGGGGTGCTCGGGGCGTTGCCGATGACCGCGGTGATCGTGCGGAGCGCGGCGAATGTTCAGGCGGGTGCCGAGACCAAGGCCTCCCGGGTGCTGCACGGGGTGTGGCTGCTGCTGTTCACGGTCGTCGTGCCCGGGGTGCTCGGGGTGATTCCGGTGGCGGCGCTGGCCGCGCTGCTGGTGCACGCCGGGTGCAAGCTCGTGCCGGTGCGGGGGGTGCGGGTGTTGTGGCGCGGGCATCGCGGGGAGGTGGTCGTGCTGGTGGTGACGGCGACGGCGATCGTCGTGGGGAACTTGTTCGAGGGGGTGTTGGTGGGGTTGGCGCTGGCGGTGGCGAAGACCGCGTGGGATGCCAGCCATGTGCATGTGGAGACCGAGGACCGCGGTGAGGCGGGGCTCGTCGTCCGGGTGCTGGGGCATGCGACGTTCCTGCGGCTGCCCAAGCTGCTGGACGCGTTGGAGGCGTTGCCGCGCGACCGGGAGGTGCGGCTGGAGTTGGGCGGGCTGCGGCATCTGGACCATGCGTGCGCGGCGGCCCTGGAGGGGTGGGCCGCCGGGCGGGGTCAGGCGTTGCGGGCGACCAGCAGCTTCACGTCATAG
- a CDS encoding HAD family hydrolase, producing the protein MRYDLVIFDNDGVLVDSEPISNRLLAAYLTELGHPTSYEDSIRDYMGSAMHRIHDLVLERTGERLPAEFDDVFHRRVFDAFERELKPVGGAVDVLERLAGAGVPYCVASSGSHERIRVGHRTTGLDRWFEEARVFSSQDVGRGKPAPDLFLYAAERMGVAPGRCVVVEDSPLGVQAAVAAGMDVYGFTAMTPADRLAGATQLFSGMGELADLLM; encoded by the coding sequence ATGCGCTACGACTTGGTGATCTTCGACAATGACGGTGTCCTCGTGGACAGTGAGCCGATCTCCAATCGGTTGCTGGCCGCCTATCTGACGGAGCTCGGGCACCCGACCTCGTACGAGGACTCCATCCGGGACTACATGGGGTCCGCGATGCACCGGATTCATGATCTGGTGCTGGAGCGCACGGGAGAGCGGCTGCCGGCCGAGTTCGATGACGTCTTTCATCGGCGGGTGTTTGACGCGTTCGAGCGGGAGTTGAAGCCCGTGGGCGGTGCGGTGGACGTGCTGGAGAGGCTGGCCGGTGCCGGGGTGCCGTACTGCGTGGCCTCGTCCGGGAGTCATGAGCGGATTCGGGTCGGGCATCGTACGACCGGGCTCGACCGGTGGTTCGAGGAGGCGCGGGTCTTCAGTTCGCAGGATGTGGGGCGGGGGAAGCCGGCGCCGGATCTGTTCCTGTACGCCGCCGAGCGGATGGGGGTGGCGCCGGGGCGGTGTGTGGTCGTCGAGGACAGTCCGCTGGGGGTGCAGGCGGCTGTCGCGGCCGGGATGGATGTCTATGGGTTCACCGCTATGACGCCTGCCGACAGGCTCGCCGGTGCCACTCAACTCTTCTCCGGCATGGGCGAGTTGGCCGACCTGCTGATGTGA
- a CDS encoding ABC transporter ATP-binding protein, translated as MNYLSGSPTEPGPPNEPGSADTPAVHAAGLTVIRGPRTVLRGLDFTVPRGQITGLLGPSGCGKSTLMRSVVGTQAKVTGTLDVLGRPAGHPTLRTRIGYVTQAPSVYDDLTVRQNLDYFAAILAPGHAASERRHSDVTRVIEDVDLTSHADSLAGNLSGGQRSRVSLAVALLGTPELLVLDEPTVGLDPVLRRDLWNLFHDITAQRGATLLISSHVMDEAERCHRLLLMREGEILADDTPDALRTRTGSETVEDAFLHLVDEAVAAGRNKETTR; from the coding sequence ATGAATTATCTGTCCGGCTCACCCACCGAACCCGGCCCACCCAACGAGCCCGGCTCAGCCGACACCCCCGCCGTCCACGCCGCAGGCCTCACCGTCATCCGCGGCCCCCGCACCGTCCTGCGCGGCCTCGACTTCACCGTCCCCCGCGGCCAGATCACCGGACTGCTCGGCCCCTCCGGCTGCGGCAAATCCACCCTCATGCGCTCCGTCGTCGGCACCCAGGCCAAGGTCACCGGCACCCTCGACGTCCTCGGCCGCCCCGCCGGACACCCCACCCTGCGCACCCGCATCGGCTACGTCACCCAAGCCCCCTCCGTCTACGACGACCTGACCGTCCGCCAGAACCTCGACTACTTCGCCGCGATCCTCGCCCCCGGCCACGCCGCCTCCGAACGCCGCCACTCCGACGTCACCCGAGTCATCGAGGACGTCGACCTCACCAGCCACGCCGACTCCCTCGCCGGCAACCTCTCCGGCGGCCAGCGCAGCCGCGTCTCCCTGGCCGTGGCCCTCCTCGGCACACCCGAACTCCTCGTCCTGGACGAACCGACCGTCGGCCTGGACCCCGTCCTGCGCCGCGACCTGTGGAACCTCTTCCACGACATCACCGCCCAACGCGGCGCCACCCTCCTCATCTCCTCCCACGTCATGGACGAGGCCGAGCGCTGCCACCGCCTCCTCCTCATGCGCGAGGGCGAGATCCTCGCCGACGACACCCCGGACGCCCTGCGCACCCGCACCGGCTCCGAGACCGTCGAAGACGCATTCCTGCACCTCGTGGACGAGGCCGTCGCGGCCGGACGCAACAAGGAGACGACCCGATGA
- the trpS gene encoding tryptophan--tRNA ligase: protein MTRVFSGVKPTGHLTLGNYLGAMRRWAAVDQHQADALFCVVDLHALTVDHDPARVRRLSRQAATLLLAAGLDPELCTVFVQSHVDEHARLSYLLECVATDGEMRRMIQYKEKAARERERGGSVRLSLLTYPVLMAADILAYRTDEVPVGDDQSQHVELARDIAVRFNQRYGHSFVVPRATRPGVAARVMNLQDPVSKMGKSDDVGPGIVYLLDEPDVVRKKVMRAVTDSGAEVVYDREARPGVANLLEILAACSGGNPEELGGVYESYGALKKDTAEAVVEVLRPVQERHKELCADPGYVEGVLRDGAEKARAMARPTVDAAYRAIGLLPAVADIGVSV from the coding sequence ATGACGCGGGTCTTCAGTGGGGTCAAGCCGACCGGGCATCTGACGCTAGGGAACTACCTGGGAGCCATGCGGCGGTGGGCTGCCGTGGATCAGCACCAGGCCGACGCGCTCTTCTGCGTCGTAGACCTGCACGCGCTGACCGTGGACCACGATCCGGCGCGGGTGCGACGTCTCAGTCGGCAGGCGGCGACGCTGTTGCTTGCGGCGGGGCTGGATCCGGAGCTGTGCACCGTGTTCGTACAGAGTCATGTCGATGAGCACGCGCGGCTGTCGTATCTGCTGGAGTGCGTGGCCACCGACGGCGAGATGCGGCGGATGATCCAGTACAAGGAGAAGGCCGCGCGCGAGCGGGAGCGTGGGGGGAGTGTGCGGCTGTCGCTGCTGACGTATCCCGTATTGATGGCGGCGGACATCCTGGCGTACCGGACGGACGAGGTGCCGGTCGGGGACGACCAGTCGCAGCATGTGGAGCTGGCGCGGGACATCGCGGTGCGGTTCAACCAGCGCTACGGCCATTCCTTCGTGGTGCCTCGGGCCACGCGTCCCGGTGTGGCCGCTCGGGTCATGAATCTTCAGGATCCGGTGTCGAAGATGGGGAAGAGCGACGACGTCGGGCCGGGGATCGTCTATCTGCTGGACGAGCCGGACGTGGTGCGGAAGAAGGTCATGCGGGCGGTGACGGACAGCGGGGCCGAGGTCGTGTACGACCGGGAGGCGCGGCCTGGGGTGGCGAATCTGCTGGAGATTCTGGCTGCCTGCTCGGGCGGGAACCCCGAGGAGCTGGGCGGTGTATATGAGTCGTACGGCGCCTTGAAGAAGGACACCGCAGAGGCCGTGGTGGAGGTTCTCAGGCCCGTGCAGGAGAGGCACAAGGAGTTGTGCGCGGATCCTGGCTATGTGGAGGGGGTGCTGCGGGATGGTGCGGAGAAGGCTCGGGCGATGGCCCGGCCGACCGTGGATGCCGCGTATCGGGCGATCGGGTTGCTGCCGGCGGTCGCTGATATCGGCGTGAGCGTTTAG